AGGTGCATTCTGAACAGCATCGTGTCACCCTGGCCGATGGGAGCAGCCTGGAATACGATCGCCTGCTGATCGCCACCGGCGCCACGCCATTGAAGCCGCCGATCCCCGGTATCGACCTGGATGGTATTCATAACTGCTGGACCTTGGAGGACGCCCGCGCCATCGTGGCACGCGCCAAGCCGGGATCGCCTGTGGTGCTGATAGGCGCGGGTTTCATTGGCTGCATTATTCTCGAAGCCCTGGTTGAGCGCGACGTGAAGCTTACGGTGGTGGAGAAAGGCGACCGGATGGTTCCCCGCATGATGGATAACGTGGCCGGGAATCTGTTGAAAAACTGGTGCGAGAAGAAAGGGGTGCGTATCCTGACCAGCAGCGGAGTTGTCGGTTTCTCTGAATCAGGCAGTGGTTTGAGTGTCGATCTGGACAGTGGCGAGAGTCTGGCCGCGGACCTGGTGATAACGGCAATGGGGGTACGCGCGAATATCGACTTCCTGGCCGGATCGGGTATAGAAACCGACCAGGGTATCCTGGTGAATGACCATCTGCAGACCAGTTGGGAGGATATTTTCGCTGCCGGGGATGTTGCCCAGGGGCGTGATTTTTCCACCGGAGCTGATAGTGTCCAGGCGATTCAGCCCACCTCGGTTGAACACGGTCGTATCGCGGCAATCAACATGGTCAAGGACCAGGCGATCACGCATCAGGGCAGCCTGAACATGAATGTCCTGGATACCCTGGGCCTGATCTCCAGCTCTTTCGGTCAATGGATGGGCGTCGAAGGCGGTGACCAGGCAACCCTGTTGGATGAGGGTGAGTTCCGTTATCTGCAACTGCAGTTCGACGGAGACTACCTTGTCGGCGCCAGCAGTCTTGGGCATACCCAGCACATCGGTGTGCTCAGGGGATTGATTCGGAGTCGTGTCCCGTTGGGGGAATGGAAGGATCGCCTGATGAAGGATCCAACCCGCTTGATGGAGGCCTATCTCGGTTCCGTACAGGGTGCAAGTTGATTGGATGTCCGAGGTGAACGTCGAATTCAAACTCTATGCAAGCTTAATGACGTACCTGCCGTCTGGTGCGACCGATCATGCTGTCAATGTCACGCTATCCGAAGGCGCAACCATCTTTGATTTGATGGAACGCTACCAGGTCCCCCGCGAACAGGCCCACTTGGTTGTGTGTAACGGCCTGTTCGTGCCACCCTCGCAACGTGAGACCTATCGGTTACAGGATGGAGATGTCATCGCTCTCTGGCCGCCAGTCGCTGGTGGATAATCCCGACCAGTCCCGCTGACTGGTGCAGAATCCATGGTCAGCCGCACCAGCAGTCGGATGATGACAATTGCCCACGCAGAGTTTCTGCGCAGCCTGTCGCCACTCAAGCAACACTACCAGATCGAGATCGATGAAGCCCGAAGAGAAGTTGAGATCTCCTGCCGGGGGCTAAGAGCTGTTCTACAATTGCATGAAATGGGGCCGGTCAAACTGGGTTCGCTCACCATGCCATCACTGAAAGTTTTTTTTAGATTTGAAGATTCGGCCGTTGACGAAATATCACAGTTTTGGGCGCGCTTTGACCTTTGTTTCAGGAGAGGAGGAGGTTGAACTGGATTAGAATCTGTTTCGATAAAAAAAGTTCTGCTAACCAAGGAGGATAACACATGAAAAGAGAACAACAACGCTACGGAATATCGGGCATCTTAATTGTCCTGTTACTGATCCCCTGCCTGGTCCTTGCAGGGGATAAACCCTATGAACGTGTAGTCGTATTCGGCGACAGTCTTTCCGATCCCGGCAATGCTTTTTTTCTATCCGGGATCAACCTCAAACCACCCTATTCGACCCTGGATGAATTATTGATACCGGATGCGCCCTATGCACGAGGCGGTAATCACTTCAGTAACGGTCCCACATGGATTGAGCGGCTGGCAAAAAAACTCGATGTGGGAGGCAGTGCGAAACCTGCCTTCAAGGGCAAGAATGGCAAAAAACTGAAAATGACCAACTATGCCGTCGGTGGTGCCCGTGCCCGGGATAACGGTATCGATATCAACCTCAATACACAATTGAGCGCCTTTCTCAGTGATTCCCAGGGAGTGGCATCGATGGATGCGCTCTATGTTATCGCACTGGGCGGTAACGATGTAAGGGACGCCGTTGCCGCCCTTTCCGTCGATCCCACAGGCCAGGCCAGTAATGATATTCTGCAGGATGCACTGATCGCGCTATCCGATTCGATCATCGCACTGCATGGGGCTGGCGCGACAAAGCTGTTGATTGTCAACTCGCCTGATCTCTCTCTGACCCCGGCGATAAAACGCCTTGATAGCCTGTTCCCGGGTACCGCCCTGGGGGCGGCCGTGGCATCGCTGCAGTTCAACCTGAATCTTGCCGCGTTACTCGATGATCTCAGCTTGGTATTTCCAGCATTGGAGATTGCGCAACTGAATGTTTTTCAGACGCTGCACGAGATCGTGGACGATCCCGATGCATTTGGTTTGAAGAATGTAATTGATGCGTGCGTGATGCCTAATCTACCCCCTTTCGCCTGTAAAAAACCGAAGCGTTACCTGTTTTGGGATGGCATCCATCCAACCCGGGCCACTCACCGGATCTTTGCCAGGGAGGCTGCCGAGGTCCTCAATCTGGGCGGGGATGAGGATCGAGACTCCTTCGAGGATCAGGATGGTAAAGAAAGGGGGATGAGAGGCAGAAAATGATCGCCAATACCCACGGGAATATTCCTGTCAGAAAGTAGCTGTACTGAAAATGAAATGATAACCCTCGGCCATCCCTAAGCTGGACGGAACCCTTGTTGCTGCCTGTCCGATGAGTCGGTCCCATCAGCTGGGCTGGCGTGGCAACACACGAGTGTCATCTCATCAGATTGGAATTGGATTCATTTGAGGTTATGTTTTTGTTGTTGTTCAATAGGATCATGCTGATCATCTAATATCGCAATGCATGAAAACCCGGCAAACATATTGTGTTGAAGATCGTATCAGGAGCACAGACGGGAGTGGATAGAGCGGCATTGGATGCCGCCATAGCGTATGGTGTCGAGGCTGGCGGATGGTGCCCCCATGGCCGCCTGGCTGAAGATGGCGTCATACCCGAATGCTATCCGGTTACGGAACTGGCCAATGCAGGATATACGGAACGCACCCTGCAAAATGTCATCGATAGCGATGCTACACTGATTATCTATTTCGGTTATCTCTCAGGCGGTACGGAGCAAACGCTCGTCTTCTGCATTGCGCAGAGGAAGCCCTATCTGTTGATCGATGCCGAGGAGCTGAACAGGCGGCGCGCGGCAGAACGGATTCAGCAATTCATTGCTGACAAAGGGATTGCTGTCTTAAATGTTGCCGGGCCGCGGGCAAGTGGAGAAGCCTCGGCATATGACTATGCGAGAACGGTTCTGGAGTCAGTGTTGAGAACCCGCTCCATAAATCCGTCGGATCGATGTTAAGTACCACTCAAGCCTTGATTGGTGCAAGGATAATGCGGATTCGGTATGGATAAGAAAAATGCCTTGATTACAGGTAACAGCAGTGGCCTTGGATTGGGGCTCAGCAAAGTATTGTTGGCCCGTGGTTACAGGATTTTCGGCTGCAGCCGGCGGGGTTGCGATCTGCCGGGTGAGATCGTCGATGTTCATTGTGACCTTACCGAATTTGACGCCATTGCACAGAAGCTTGAGCAACTGCTGCAAGGGATTGAGACGCTGGAGTTGGTGGTGCTCAATGCCGGTATATTGGGTGAGATCAAGTATATCAGCAAGACTTCATTGGATGAGTTGCAACAGATCATGGACATCAATCTTTGGCCGAATAAGATAATCCTGGATTGGTTGTTGCAATCGCATATCAAAGTCGATCAGATCCTGCTGCTATCATCCGGTGCAGCCATTTTGGGTAATAAGGGATGGGGCGGGTATGCGTTATCGAAATGCGCGCTGAACATGCTGGGACGCCTGTATGCGCACGAATTCCCGGCGACCCACATTGCTTCCATTGCGCCGGGCCTGATCGAATCGGATATGATGGATTATCTGTGTACCCAGGCGGACAGCGAGGAGTATCCCGCATTGCAGCGACTTCAGCAGGCTAGAAGAGATGGTGCAGTGCTTTCGCCGGTCCAGGGCGCTGAACGGATCCTGGAAACCTTGTCACGCCTGAAGGAATTTGAAAGCGGTAGTTATATCGATCTCAGGCAGATTCTGGCCCCGGATGAGTATCATGCACTGATCGAGGCGAGAAACAGGGTATGACTTTGCCGACCTTTTTGAGGGAGATATTGCTGCTGGCATCCCTGGTACTGCTGTTGTTTCTGGCAATTGCACTCTACCTCTATCTTAACCAGACCAACCTGATTCATCTGCCCGATCTTCCGTCGAGACGTGTGGCTGCCACGCCGCATCAGGTGGGGTTGGGTTTTGAGTCGGTAGACCTGATGACCGCGGATAACGTGAAGCTGCACGGTTGGTTTATTCCCCATGAGAGACCTCGCGCAACACTGCTGTTTTTTCACGGCAATGCAGGCAATATCTCCCATCGCATGGAATCCCTGGCACTCTTCAACGCATTGGGGCTGGCGATATTGATCATCGATTATCGCGGTTATGGCAACAGTGAAGGGAAGCCGTCGGAAAAAGGGCTCTATCGGGATGCGGAGGCGGCATGGCGTTATCTGACTGAGATAAGAGCGCTGCCCGAGAAGAAGATCCTGCTCTTTGGTCGCTCACTTGGCGGCGCGGTTGCCGCCTACCTTGCGACTCATAATGATCCAATGGGCGTAGTCCTGGAGTCGACCTTCACTTCCGTCCCGGACATGGCCGCTGAACTCTATCCCTGGTTGCCTGCCCGCTGGCTGGCGCGCTATCACTACAATACCCTAGAGCGAATGGCCGCCATCGACAGCCCGGTGATGATTATTCACAGCCGCCATGATGAGATCATACCTTTCGATCATGGTCGCCTGCTGTTTGAACGCGCCCATCAGCCGAGACGTTTTCTTGAACTGAGCGGTGACCACAATTACGGTTTCATGCAGGATCTTGATCGATATCGGGATCACTGGGATGATTTTATACGCTTGGCAAGTAAAGAGCAGACCGGATGAAGACAATACCAATACGAAAAACCAAAATCGTAGCCACTATCGGCCCTGCCTCCGATTCGGTCAAAATCCTCGAAGAGATGATTGTGGCCGGCATGAGTGTCGCCCGGCTCAATCTATCCCACGGCAGTTATGCTGAACACAGCCAGCGTATCGGGTGTATCCGTCAGGCATCGGATAATCTGCGGATACCGGTAGCAATCATGATCGATACACGGGGCGTTGAGATCCGTACCGGAAAGATTCGCCAGGGAAGCGTTGAATTGACTTCGGGTGATACCTTTTCCATCTTCACCGACGGCCGTGCCGGTGATCAGCAAGGGGTTTCAGTCACCTACCAGCGTTTGCATCAGGAGGTGAATCCCGGCGATGTGATTCTACTCGATGATGGAGCGATGGAACTCACCGTGCAATCGATCCTTGATCGGGAGGTTCGCTGCAAGGTTGTATTGGGCGGAGTGCTGAAAGAGAACAAGGGTGTCAATCTACCCAATACCCAGCTTTCCATGACGGCTGTGGAGCCGGAGCATCGTGACGATATCCTTCAGGAGCTATCCTTCGCGGCGGAGAACGACGTCGACTATATCGCCGCTTCGTTTATTCAGGATGCCGATGAAGTCAACCGGATGCGGAAAATCCTGATCGAGAAAGGGGTGGATATCCCGATCATCGCCAAGATCGAAAACCGCGCCGGAATAAACAATCTCGAGGCTATCGTGGCGGCGTCGGACGGGATTATGGTGGCGCGGGGCGATATGGGGGTGGAACTGCCGATGGCGGATGTGCCGAGTATGCAGAAGAAGATCATCCGCATCACGGTGAGTAACGGCAAGCCTGTGATCACCGCCACTCAGATGCTGGCTTCGATGGAGCACAATCCAAAGCCGACCCGTGCCGAGGCGAGTGATGTGGCAAATGCCATTCTGGATGGTTCCTCCGCAGTGATGTTGTCCGGCGAATCGGCTATGGGCGACTATCCTGTGGAGTCGGTCAGGACCATGGAGATGTTGGCGATCCGTACCGAGGCATCGCTGCGTGAGTATGGCTATCTGCAGCATATCATTCCCCACCATTCCAACGTGGTGACCGAAGCGGTCAGTCATTCGGCCGTCAATATGGCCGATCGATTGAAGGCGGCTGCCATCATCAGTCTGACCGAGACGGGTTTCACCTCGAGGCTGATCTCCAAGCATCGGCCCGAGTGTCCCATACTGGCAGTCACCCAATCACCGAGAGTGACCCGGCGGCTGTGTATGAACTGGGGGGTAGTACCCATTCTTTTTCAGGAGGAGAGCACGGATGAGGCGAAGATCGCCTTTTGCATCGAACAAGCCAGAAAGCGTGGCCTGCTGAACAGTGGCGATATCGCCATTGCCACCAGTGGCTACAGTCAAACCACCGGTGGTACGGATCTGATCCGGGTGATGACTGTCGACGGGCCTGAATAGCGGTAGAGGTAAACTAGAACTTGAGTTTGTTCTGAATAGCTGGATAAAAGACAGGCCGCAAATGGACGCCAATCACCGCAAATTCATGAAAATAGTTTGGTATTAAACCGTGTGTAACCACCATCATGCTGTGTTAATGGATCATTTGTGATTTTTTAGCGGTGATTGGCGTTTATTCGCGGCTTACTAAGGCCTGGTTCATGCGTTCATCTTCCCCTAATTTCCACGCTCCTGCGTGGAACTCATATCTTGCCCTGATGCCCTGCCTACCTATGCATTCCCGAGTTGGGGTAGTGTCAATTATCTTGCGCACTTTTTCTTTGGTGATGGCTCCGGTTGCTACTCAGGCTGCTGAGAAAGCAGCTTCTTGATCCTTCTCTTTCAATAAATCCATATTCATGTACTTACGGGTTCCCCAAGTGGTCGCGGATACATGACGCAATCGTGCAGCAACCAACATTAGGGCTGAGTGTCCGTCAGGAAAAGCACCCACCACCTTGGTGCGACGCCTGGCTTCCTTGAGTAATCGCTCCATTGGGTTGTTGGTCTTCAGCTTCAGCCAATGCTGCGGTGGGTAAGCATAGTAGGTCAACGTCTCATGGATCGCTGTCTCTACCTGCTCAGCCGCTGTACCGAGTTTCTTCGCTTTGAGTTTTTCAACGACGTCCTGAGCCTTGCTTGCTGCCGCCTCTCGGCTCTCCTGCGCATGGATGGCCTTGAGCATCGCCGAAACCTCTCGCATCTTGCTACGGGGCGTGTGGGAGAATACGTTGCGATAAAAATGCACCACGCAGCGTTGCCAGTCGGCTTCAGGAAAGACCTCGGCTGCCGCTTCACTCAGACCCATGCAGGCGTCGGATATAATTAACCTGACACCCTTCAGGCCGCGTTTCTTGAGATATTTGAGAAAACCCAGCCAGCCTGATTTGTCTTCTTTATGCCCTTCCTGTACGCCCAGAACACGGCGAAAACCCGCTTGATCTACGCCGATGGCTGCCAACACGGACACGTTCTTGATCTCGCCGCCCCAGCTGCGTTTCAGTACGATACCGTCCAAGTAGACGTAAGCATACTCACCTTCGATGGGCTGGGTCCGCCAGCGCTCAATGTGCTGGTAGACCTTTTGGTTGAGCTTGGAGACGGTACCTGAGGATACCCGAGTACCCCATAGGGCCTCGGTGATATCCTCGATTCGGCGTACCGATACCCCGGCCAGGTACATCTGTACGATGGCTTCCTCAATCGAGATATCTCGACGCCGATACCGCTCTATAATAGCGGTTTCAAAGGTTTGCTGGCGTAAACGCGGCATCTTGACCTCGACCTCGCCGGCTTTCGTGTGTAACTTGCGCTTATAGTGGCCAGCTCGCGTATCGATGCGATCCGGCGAGTGCTCATAACGCCGCGCCCGGCACATCTCATCAGCTTCTGCATCCAGCATCTGATTCAAGGTCTCTTCAACCGTGCCCCTAACCATTTCATCTAAATGGGTTCGGATCTCGCTCTCATCAATCCGGATCACTTTGCTCATCGGTTTCGTGCTATCTTTTTCCATGGTGGTTCCTTATGGTCTGTACTGTGGTTTGGCGATTACAGTTTTAACAGACCGGAGCCACCCCCTCAAAATATGTGCACGTGATAATTTACGTTATCCGAGTTGGAGCGTGGGAGCGATATAAAAATTGCGTGAATTTGCGGTGATTGGCGTCCATTTGCGGCTGAATCAATGGCCTGGTTTAAGGGATCATCAACCAGGAAGCGCGGACTTACCCATGAATTTATTCCGGCACTGGCTCTAATAGATTCTGTATTGCGGCTGTACCTGATCATCCTGCCAGATGTCGTCAGGACTTACGTATTCGTCACGCAGATTGAAGGGTACCCCCACACTGTCGAAACAGTCGTAAACAAGCTCTGAGCAGATATATTTCCGGTCTCGGGTGCGGCGGCTGATCTTGAACAGGATGCGAATTCCAATGCGAATGATCTCGAAATTGTCATAGGGTTTGGTGAGTTCGTCCATCCCATAGCTGATAGCCTGGTTAAGCTTTTGTTTGTCAACCGGCGGATCCACCCTTGCAATCACGATGTTGCCTTTGTAGGGACGGTTTTTACCGTGGTAGTCGCGCAGATACTTGGACAGCGGCGCCAGACGCACACCTATCATCGTCTCGCTCTCCAGGACGAAGACCCGCTCCAGGGTCGGATCCTTATAGATCATGCCGACATGACTCCAGACGGATTTGGTGAATTTCTGTACTGCCTGTGAAAAAAAATATGATCCTGAACAGAAGACCAAGTCGCCTGTCTGCAACTCATCTCGCATTACACTGTAGGGTTGTACCTGGAGGTGCTCAATCTCTTTTTTTGATATCGTCTCAGCCATAGAGTGCCTCCCTGATTACTTGGGGCAAGTGTCTGATAAGCCGCGCAGTCGGTGTTGAAAGGAACTTTATTGGTTCTATATCGTAATATAGATATGGCATCAATAAACAGATTGTTTTTTTACAAAATCATCCCCTGGTTCCCACACTCCTGCGTGGGAACGATATGAAAGATACACTCTGTGATGAATGTGGTTTTGGCTAAGCATGCTTACTCAAAGCCGCATATATTTTATCAATGAGAGTTTGGTTTAGAGCATTGCGACGATACTGGATGATGGAGTGGGGCGAGGATATCGTTGATCAAGCCCCGCCAGTATGTATCCATACCGGCGGGTGATAGGGCGCTTAGCTCATGTTGCTTGCGACAAAGTCCCAGTTGACCACCTTCCAGAACGCCTCCAGATAGGCGGGGCGAGCATTACGATAGTCGATGTAGTAGGCGTGTTCCCAGACATCGGCTGTCAGCAAGGCCTTCTTGCCTGAGGTCATGGGTGTGCCCGCATTCGATGTGTTGAAGATTTCCAGGCTGCCGTCTTCGTTCTGCACCAGCCAGGTCCAGCCGGAACCGAAGTTGGTTGCCCCGGAGGTGGCGAACTGTTTCTTGAACTCGCCAAAGGAGCCGAAGGCCGCATTGATGGCATCCGCCAGGGCGCCACCGGGCGCATTGTCATCGTTCGGGCTTCGCAGACAGTTCCAATAGAAGGTGTGATTCCAGATCTGTGCCGCGTTATTGAATACACCGCCGGATGATTTCATGATGGTATCTTCCAGGGAGGCGTTCTCAAACTCAGTGCCGGGTATCAGGTTGTTGAGATTGGTCACATAGGTGTTGTGGTGCTTGCCGTGAT
This sequence is a window from Candidatus Thiodiazotropha sp. LNASS1. Protein-coding genes within it:
- a CDS encoding YiiX/YebB-like N1pC/P60 family cysteine hydrolase, whose protein sequence is MAETISKKEIEHLQVQPYSVMRDELQTGDLVFCSGSYFFSQAVQKFTKSVWSHVGMIYKDPTLERVFVLESETMIGVRLAPLSKYLRDYHGKNRPYKGNIVIARVDPPVDKQKLNQAISYGMDELTKPYDNFEIIRIGIRILFKISRRTRDRKYICSELVYDCFDSVGVPFNLRDEYVSPDDIWQDDQVQPQYRIY
- a CDS encoding SDR family NAD(P)-dependent oxidoreductase encodes the protein MDKKNALITGNSSGLGLGLSKVLLARGYRIFGCSRRGCDLPGEIVDVHCDLTEFDAIAQKLEQLLQGIETLELVVLNAGILGEIKYISKTSLDELQQIMDINLWPNKIILDWLLQSHIKVDQILLLSSGAAILGNKGWGGYALSKCALNMLGRLYAHEFPATHIASIAPGLIESDMMDYLCTQADSEEYPALQRLQQARRDGAVLSPVQGAERILETLSRLKEFESGSYIDLRQILAPDEYHALIEARNRV
- a CDS encoding SGNH/GDSL hydrolase family protein; the protein is MKREQQRYGISGILIVLLLIPCLVLAGDKPYERVVVFGDSLSDPGNAFFLSGINLKPPYSTLDELLIPDAPYARGGNHFSNGPTWIERLAKKLDVGGSAKPAFKGKNGKKLKMTNYAVGGARARDNGIDINLNTQLSAFLSDSQGVASMDALYVIALGGNDVRDAVAALSVDPTGQASNDILQDALIALSDSIIALHGAGATKLLIVNSPDLSLTPAIKRLDSLFPGTALGAAVASLQFNLNLAALLDDLSLVFPALEIAQLNVFQTLHEIVDDPDAFGLKNVIDACVMPNLPPFACKKPKRYLFWDGIHPTRATHRIFAREAAEVLNLGGDEDRDSFEDQDGKERGMRGRK
- a CDS encoding alpha/beta hydrolase; this encodes MTLPTFLREILLLASLVLLLFLAIALYLYLNQTNLIHLPDLPSRRVAATPHQVGLGFESVDLMTADNVKLHGWFIPHERPRATLLFFHGNAGNISHRMESLALFNALGLAILIIDYRGYGNSEGKPSEKGLYRDAEAAWRYLTEIRALPEKKILLFGRSLGGAVAAYLATHNDPMGVVLESTFTSVPDMAAELYPWLPARWLARYHYNTLERMAAIDSPVMIIHSRHDEIIPFDHGRLLFERAHQPRRFLELSGDHNYGFMQDLDRYRDHWDDFIRLASKEQTG
- a CDS encoding NAD(P)/FAD-dependent oxidoreductase, translated to MQYIVIGAGPAGVTACETLRSQDPAGQITLIGGEPEPPYSRMAIPYLLVEQIDERGTYLRKSEDHYSQNRIEHIRMAVTQVHSEQHRVTLADGSSLEYDRLLIATGATPLKPPIPGIDLDGIHNCWTLEDARAIVARAKPGSPVVLIGAGFIGCIILEALVERDVKLTVVEKGDRMVPRMMDNVAGNLLKNWCEKKGVRILTSSGVVGFSESGSGLSVDLDSGESLAADLVITAMGVRANIDFLAGSGIETDQGILVNDHLQTSWEDIFAAGDVAQGRDFSTGADSVQAIQPTSVEHGRIAAINMVKDQAITHQGSLNMNVLDTLGLISSSFGQWMGVEGGDQATLLDEGEFRYLQLQFDGDYLVGASSLGHTQHIGVLRGLIRSRVPLGEWKDRLMKDPTRLMEAYLGSVQGAS
- the pyk gene encoding pyruvate kinase, which codes for MKTIPIRKTKIVATIGPASDSVKILEEMIVAGMSVARLNLSHGSYAEHSQRIGCIRQASDNLRIPVAIMIDTRGVEIRTGKIRQGSVELTSGDTFSIFTDGRAGDQQGVSVTYQRLHQEVNPGDVILLDDGAMELTVQSILDREVRCKVVLGGVLKENKGVNLPNTQLSMTAVEPEHRDDILQELSFAAENDVDYIAASFIQDADEVNRMRKILIEKGVDIPIIAKIENRAGINNLEAIVAASDGIMVARGDMGVELPMADVPSMQKKIIRITVSNGKPVITATQMLASMEHNPKPTRAEASDVANAILDGSSAVMLSGESAMGDYPVESVRTMEMLAIRTEASLREYGYLQHIIPHHSNVVTEAVSHSAVNMADRLKAAAIISLTETGFTSRLISKHRPECPILAVTQSPRVTRRLCMNWGVVPILFQEESTDEAKIAFCIEQARKRGLLNSGDIAIATSGYSQTTGGTDLIRVMTVDGPE
- a CDS encoding IS256 family transposase; amino-acid sequence: MSKVIRIDESEIRTHLDEMVRGTVEETLNQMLDAEADEMCRARRYEHSPDRIDTRAGHYKRKLHTKAGEVEVKMPRLRQQTFETAIIERYRRRDISIEEAIVQMYLAGVSVRRIEDITEALWGTRVSSGTVSKLNQKVYQHIERWRTQPIEGEYAYVYLDGIVLKRSWGGEIKNVSVLAAIGVDQAGFRRVLGVQEGHKEDKSGWLGFLKYLKKRGLKGVRLIISDACMGLSEAAAEVFPEADWQRCVVHFYRNVFSHTPRSKMREVSAMLKAIHAQESREAAASKAQDVVEKLKAKKLGTAAEQVETAIHETLTYYAYPPQHWLKLKTNNPMERLLKEARRRTKVVGAFPDGHSALMLVAARLRHVSATTWGTRKYMNMDLLKEKDQEAAFSAA
- a CDS encoding putative molybdenum carrier protein — its product is MLKIVSGAQTGVDRAALDAAIAYGVEAGGWCPHGRLAEDGVIPECYPVTELANAGYTERTLQNVIDSDATLIIYFGYLSGGTEQTLVFCIAQRKPYLLIDAEELNRRRAAERIQQFIADKGIAVLNVAGPRASGEASAYDYARTVLESVLRTRSINPSDRC
- a CDS encoding sulfur carrier protein ThiS, which codes for MNVEFKLYASLMTYLPSGATDHAVNVTLSEGATIFDLMERYQVPREQAHLVVCNGLFVPPSQRETYRLQDGDVIALWPPVAGG
- a CDS encoding superoxide dismutase; this encodes MAHELPALPYAIDALEPVISKETLEFHHGKHHNTYVTNLNNLIPGTEFENASLEDTIMKSSGGVFNNAAQIWNHTFYWNCLRSPNDDNAPGGALADAINAAFGSFGEFKKQFATSGATNFGSGWTWLVQNEDGSLEIFNTSNAGTPMTSGKKALLTADVWEHAYYIDYRNARPAYLEAFWKVVNWDFVASNMS